Proteins found in one Candidatus Nitrosopelagicus brevis genomic segment:
- the trxA gene encoding thioredoxin, with protein MAITEIADPKSWETDVLNSEKPVFVDFWAQWCGPCRMVGPVVEELAGDYDGKVNFVKVNVDNAQEIAQKYNVFSIPTLLLLNKGEIIAQQVGAGSKEVYQNMIDRALDKI; from the coding sequence ATGGCAATAACAGAAATAGCTGATCCAAAATCATGGGAAACTGATGTCCTCAATTCTGAAAAACCGGTATTTGTGGACTTTTGGGCACAATGGTGTGGACCATGTAGAATGGTTGGACCTGTTGTAGAAGAACTTGCTGGAGATTATGATGGTAAAGTCAACTTTGTAAAAGTTAATGTTGATAATGCACAAGAAATTGCACAAAAATACAATGTGTTTAGTATTCCAACATTGTTACTCTTGAACAAAGGTGAAATCATAGCTCAACAAGTAGGCGCAGGCTCTAAAGAAGTATACCAAAACATGATAGATAGAGCACTCGATAAAATTTAG
- a CDS encoding signal peptidase I produces MGSSTKSLIKDVVIIVVAIAVIWLGLQAVFGTSNPFYVVSSGSMIPALEVYDVIVVEGNTPFEDIEKGDIIVFYSPKLYEQGKERVIVHRVSLDMSTDAQKIVRTKGDANPSSIAGTDYPITEKEYLGQVEYVVPQVGYITQILQPPINYIIIAVIIGVMVVKHFAGKEKKKIEFQYTKDSSEVNEPDNNSEENKDESTDNTLHKEIADDSDKSFENNSDSEYTKSSESIDDDKKEI; encoded by the coding sequence TTGGGAAGTTCAACAAAGAGTCTAATCAAAGATGTAGTGATTATTGTTGTAGCAATTGCTGTAATTTGGTTAGGATTACAAGCAGTTTTTGGAACTTCAAATCCATTTTACGTGGTTTCAAGTGGAAGTATGATTCCAGCGTTAGAGGTTTATGATGTTATAGTTGTTGAAGGAAACACACCGTTTGAAGATATCGAAAAAGGAGACATAATTGTATTTTATTCACCAAAATTATACGAGCAAGGAAAAGAGAGAGTGATTGTTCATAGAGTTAGTTTGGACATGTCAACAGATGCTCAAAAGATAGTAAGAACAAAGGGAGATGCTAATCCATCTTCAATTGCAGGTACAGATTATCCTATAACAGAAAAGGAATATCTAGGTCAAGTAGAGTATGTGGTACCACAAGTGGGTTACATAACACAAATTTTACAACCACCAATCAATTACATAATAATTGCAGTCATAATTGGGGTCATGGTTGTGAAACATTTTGCAGGAAAAGAAAAGAAAAAAATTGAATTTCAGTATACAAAAGATAGTTCAGAAGTTAATGAGCCAGATAACAATTCAGAGGAAAATAAAGATGAGTCAACTGATAATACGCTTCACAAAGAAATAGCTGATGATTCAGACAAAAGTTTTGAAAATAATAGTGATTCAGAATATACTAAATCTTCAGAGTCAATAGATGACGATAAAAAAGAAATTTAA
- a CDS encoding 4-hydroxyphenylacetate 3-hydroxylase family protein, producing the protein MQKTVKPIRTGEEYIESLKGRDLKVYLFGELVKEPVSHPMIRPSINAVAKTYDLAVEEEELAFPKSSISGERVNRFLHIAESAEDLVLQNKMQRKLGQLTGTCFQRCVGMDAMNSLHSTTFEIDEKHGTKYHQRLLEFIKMVQHENLVIGGAMTDVKGDRSLAPSEQEDPDLFLHIVDRDDKGVYVTGAKAHQTGTINSHWMIVMPTMRLLENDKDYAIVGALPVDAPGITYIYGRQSCDTRSMEPGDIDVGNSEFGGQETMVIFDRVFIPNEMIFMDGEYEFASMLVERFTCYHRRSYVCKTGLGDVLIGAAAAIAEYNGVPKVSHIKDKIIEMTHLNESIYAAGIAASYQGHKMKSGVFLNDDMLANVCKHNVTRLPYELARLAQDVAGGILVTLPSEAEFRSAETGPLLEKYLKGKSGIEVENRMRILRLIENMTMGRNAVGYLTESMHGAGSPQAQRIQIARQMQLGYKKQLAKNLAKVKEDPEEMKENSEYFKRVFKIPEK; encoded by the coding sequence ATGCAAAAAACAGTCAAACCAATCAGAACTGGAGAAGAGTATATTGAGAGTCTCAAAGGTAGAGATCTAAAAGTTTACCTGTTTGGTGAACTAGTAAAAGAACCAGTTAGTCACCCTATGATCAGACCTTCAATTAATGCAGTAGCAAAAACATACGATCTTGCAGTTGAAGAAGAAGAACTAGCATTTCCTAAATCTTCAATTTCTGGCGAAAGAGTAAACCGTTTTCTGCATATTGCCGAAAGTGCAGAAGATTTAGTTTTACAAAATAAAATGCAAAGAAAATTAGGACAACTTACTGGTACATGTTTCCAAAGATGTGTCGGTATGGACGCAATGAACTCACTTCATTCCACAACATTTGAAATTGATGAAAAACATGGTACAAAATATCATCAGAGACTATTAGAATTTATTAAAATGGTTCAACATGAAAACTTGGTAATTGGTGGAGCTATGACTGATGTTAAAGGTGACAGAAGTCTTGCACCTAGTGAGCAAGAAGATCCTGATTTATTTTTACATATTGTTGATAGAGATGACAAAGGTGTTTACGTTACAGGCGCTAAAGCACATCAAACTGGTACAATTAACTCACATTGGATGATTGTAATGCCTACTATGAGATTATTAGAAAATGACAAAGATTATGCAATTGTTGGTGCACTTCCCGTAGATGCACCTGGAATTACTTACATCTATGGAAGACAATCTTGTGATACTCGTAGTATGGAGCCAGGTGACATTGATGTTGGAAACTCTGAATTTGGTGGGCAAGAAACTATGGTAATCTTTGACCGCGTTTTCATACCAAACGAAATGATCTTTATGGATGGTGAATACGAATTTGCATCTATGCTAGTTGAGCGATTCACTTGTTATCATAGACGAAGTTATGTTTGTAAAACTGGTTTAGGTGATGTTCTAATTGGTGCAGCCGCAGCAATTGCTGAATATAATGGAGTTCCAAAAGTTTCACACATTAAGGATAAAATAATTGAAATGACACATCTTAACGAATCAATCTATGCTGCAGGAATTGCTGCATCATATCAAGGTCACAAGATGAAATCTGGTGTATTTCTTAATGATGATATGCTTGCAAATGTATGTAAACACAATGTTACTAGATTGCCATACGAATTAGCAAGACTTGCTCAAGATGTTGCAGGTGGAATACTAGTTACATTGCCATCTGAAGCAGAATTTAGAAGTGCAGAAACTGGACCACTCTTGGAAAAATATCTTAAAGGTAAATCTGGAATTGAAGTTGAAAATAGAATGAGAATCTTAAGATTAATTGAAAATATGACAATGGGACGAAATGCAGTTGGTTATCTTACTGAATCAATGCATGGTGCAGGATCACCACAGGCCCAAAGAATTCAAATTGCTCGTCAAATGCAATTGGGTTACAAGAAACAACTTGCAAAAAATTTGGCTAAAGTAAAAGAAGATCCTGAAGAAATGAAAGAAAATTCTGAATACTTTAAACGTGTATTCAAAATACCTGAAAAGTAA
- a CDS encoding 4-hydroxybutyrate--CoA ligase: MTNSVFLSPKSIAIIGASDKEGSVGRAITNNIMKGYKGTIYPISPTRETVFDKKAYKSVLDVPGKVDLAVVVTKNTIVPAVLEECGKKKLRGAIVITAGFKEVDEEGAKLEQKLKDIAKKYKLQIIGPNCLGVMNLEPQTMMNSTFLKITPKSGEIALVSQSGAICAALVEDASAQGIGFSAVISMGNKADMSEIDILKMLAEHKQTKVIVIYLEDMGNGQEFLKVCKDITRKKKKPVLVLKSGRSPEGAKAAMSHTGALMGSDEIYDALLKQSGAIRVDTMEELFDYATAFSKQPLPMNGDLVIVSNAGGPAIISTDACSKLGIKMAKIEEIRKKIDAVIPPWGSSRNPVDIVGDADFKRFENVLNEVLKHKNVGSVISMCTPSATLNYDKLAEVIVSMSKKYKKTMLASLMGLDEGITNREILAKGDVPYYTYAEGSIRALKAMLTFTDWVKNSPGKITKFNVKKNTVKKILDNAKKQKRSALLEEEGQEILRAYGFPLPASKLAKSKKEAVAASKKIGYPVVLKIASPQIIHKSDAGGVKVNLQNAKDVENAFDTIIKNAKKYNKKADIKGVLVVEMVKGGKEMIIGSKLEPGFGPVVMLGMGGIYVEVLKDVTFRLAPMTNIEADDMISSIKTKKILEGVRGEKPSDIKKLSECIQRLSQLVSDFNEIKELDMNPVLVMEKNKGCKVLDVRIGL; encoded by the coding sequence ATGACAAATTCTGTTTTCCTTTCTCCGAAATCTATTGCAATTATTGGTGCTTCTGATAAAGAAGGTAGTGTAGGTCGTGCAATTACTAATAACATTATGAAAGGTTACAAAGGAACAATTTATCCAATTAGCCCAACACGTGAAACTGTTTTCGACAAAAAAGCATACAAATCAGTTTTAGATGTTCCCGGAAAAGTTGACTTGGCAGTTGTTGTCACAAAAAATACTATTGTTCCAGCAGTGTTAGAAGAATGTGGAAAAAAGAAACTAAGAGGTGCAATTGTAATTACTGCAGGATTCAAAGAAGTAGATGAAGAAGGTGCAAAATTAGAACAAAAATTAAAAGATATTGCAAAAAAATACAAATTACAAATTATTGGTCCAAACTGTCTTGGTGTGATGAATCTTGAACCACAAACCATGATGAATTCTACATTTCTCAAAATTACTCCCAAATCTGGAGAAATTGCTCTTGTTTCACAAAGTGGTGCAATATGCGCTGCATTAGTTGAAGATGCAAGTGCACAAGGAATTGGATTTTCCGCAGTAATTAGTATGGGAAATAAAGCCGACATGAGTGAAATTGATATTTTAAAGATGCTTGCTGAACATAAACAAACCAAGGTTATTGTTATCTATCTTGAAGATATGGGCAACGGTCAAGAATTTCTTAAAGTGTGTAAAGACATTACAAGAAAAAAGAAAAAACCTGTTTTGGTATTGAAATCAGGACGAAGTCCAGAAGGAGCAAAAGCTGCAATGTCACATACCGGAGCTTTAATGGGTTCTGATGAAATTTACGATGCATTACTAAAACAATCAGGTGCAATACGTGTTGATACAATGGAAGAATTATTTGATTATGCAACTGCATTTTCAAAACAACCACTTCCAATGAACGGCGATTTAGTAATCGTTTCAAACGCCGGTGGTCCTGCTATAATTTCAACTGATGCATGTTCAAAACTTGGAATTAAAATGGCAAAAATTGAAGAAATTAGAAAAAAAATTGATGCTGTAATTCCTCCATGGGGAAGTTCACGTAATCCAGTAGACATTGTAGGAGATGCAGATTTCAAAAGATTTGAAAATGTTTTGAATGAAGTGTTAAAACACAAAAATGTTGGATCTGTAATTTCTATGTGTACACCATCTGCTACTTTGAATTACGATAAGCTTGCAGAAGTCATAGTTTCTATGTCAAAAAAATATAAGAAAACAATGTTAGCCAGTTTGATGGGACTAGATGAAGGAATAACTAATCGTGAAATTTTGGCAAAAGGTGATGTTCCATACTACACTTATGCAGAAGGTTCAATTCGTGCACTAAAAGCCATGCTTACATTCACAGACTGGGTAAAAAATTCTCCTGGAAAAATTACGAAATTTAATGTGAAAAAAAATACCGTAAAAAAGATTTTAGATAATGCAAAAAAACAAAAACGAAGTGCTCTTTTAGAAGAAGAAGGCCAAGAAATTCTCAGAGCGTATGGTTTTCCATTACCTGCAAGTAAATTAGCAAAATCAAAAAAAGAAGCAGTCGCTGCTTCTAAAAAAATCGGTTATCCAGTTGTATTAAAAATTGCATCACCTCAAATCATCCATAAATCTGATGCTGGTGGAGTGAAAGTTAATTTGCAAAATGCAAAAGATGTTGAAAATGCATTTGATACTATAATAAAAAATGCAAAAAAATACAACAAGAAAGCCGATATCAAAGGTGTTTTGGTTGTTGAGATGGTAAAAGGTGGAAAAGAAATGATTATTGGTTCAAAATTAGAGCCAGGGTTTGGACCTGTTGTAATGCTCGGAATGGGAGGAATCTATGTTGAAGTCTTAAAAGATGTTACTTTCAGACTTGCACCGATGACAAACATTGAAGCAGATGATATGATTTCATCAATTAAAACTAAAAAAATTCTAGAAGGTGTTAGAGGTGAAAAACCATCTGATATCAAAAAACTCTCTGAATGCATTCAGAGACTATCTCAGCTAGTATCTGATTTCAATGAAATTAAAGAATTAGATATGAATCCTGTTCTGGTTATGGAAAAAAATAAGGGTTGTAAAGTTCTAGATGTGCGTATTGGTTTATAG
- a CDS encoding reverse transcriptase-like protein, whose amino-acid sequence MEVSIYVDGAGGEKSGYGFFVKETGESFYENKSGLTNNQAEYHAIIAVLKKFQGSLDKITIFSDSKNTVNQLNHEFAINNEQLRILAQESWSLIPKIPELKILWIPRKENLAGKMLGS is encoded by the coding sequence ATGGAAGTTAGTATTTACGTTGATGGTGCAGGCGGTGAAAAATCTGGATATGGATTTTTTGTTAAAGAGACAGGTGAATCCTTCTATGAAAATAAATCAGGACTGACAAATAATCAAGCTGAATATCATGCCATAATTGCAGTATTAAAAAAATTTCAAGGATCATTAGATAAAATTACAATTTTTAGTGATTCAAAAAACACTGTCAATCAACTAAATCATGAATTTGCAATAAATAATGAACAATTACGTATTTTAGCACAAGAATCTTGGTCGTTAATACCAAAAATCCCTGAATTGAAAATACTTTGGATTCCAAGAAAGGAAAATTTGGCAGGAAAGATGCTTGGAAGTTAA
- the kae1 gene encoding KEOPS complex N(6)-L-threonylcarbamoyladenine synthase Kae1 — MYCLGIESTAHTFSCAVIEKKQKNGKILSDVRKIYKPPEGEGIHPREASRHHIENSSSVLKQCLDEAKIKINDLDMIAYAGGPGLGPCLRVGAVVARSLSSYYDIPIYPVNHAIGHIELGKLLTGAKNPLVLLVSGGHTMILAFSSGRWRVFGETLDITLGQLLDQFGRSLGFASPCGRKIEELANKSTNYVDLPYVVKGNDVSFSGLLSAAKQSTSKGVQDACYSLQETAFAMIAEATERALAFTRKNEIMIVGGVAANKRLSSMLEDVCKRQKAKFFVVPLNYAGDCGSQIAITGIRESSVYPGAKMKDTFVKQSWRLDSVDVLY; from the coding sequence ATGTATTGCCTAGGAATTGAAAGTACAGCACACACATTTTCTTGTGCAGTAATTGAAAAAAAACAAAAAAATGGAAAAATTTTATCTGACGTTAGGAAAATCTACAAACCCCCAGAAGGTGAAGGAATCCATCCTAGAGAAGCATCACGTCATCATATAGAAAATAGTTCATCTGTTCTAAAACAATGTCTTGATGAAGCAAAAATCAAAATCAATGATCTTGACATGATTGCATATGCAGGTGGTCCAGGTTTAGGACCATGTCTTAGAGTTGGTGCAGTTGTTGCACGTTCTCTCTCATCATATTATGATATTCCAATTTATCCTGTCAACCATGCTATTGGTCATATTGAATTGGGTAAACTTTTGACCGGTGCAAAAAACCCCCTAGTACTTCTTGTTTCAGGAGGACATACAATGATTCTTGCATTTTCATCTGGTAGATGGAGAGTTTTTGGTGAAACATTAGATATCACTTTAGGTCAACTTTTAGATCAATTTGGACGTTCATTGGGATTTGCTTCTCCATGTGGAAGAAAAATTGAAGAATTGGCAAATAAATCCACAAACTATGTTGATTTACCATATGTGGTAAAAGGAAATGACGTATCATTCTCAGGCTTACTTTCGGCTGCAAAGCAAAGTACGTCAAAAGGAGTTCAAGATGCATGTTATTCGTTACAAGAAACTGCATTTGCTATGATTGCAGAAGCTACTGAACGTGCATTAGCATTTACAAGAAAAAATGAAATCATGATAGTTGGAGGTGTAGCTGCAAACAAAAGACTATCTTCTATGTTAGAAGATGTATGTAAAAGACAAAAAGCAAAATTCTTTGTAGTTCCACTAAACTATGCAGGTGATTGTGGTTCACAAATTGCAATAACTGGTATAAGAGAATCTAGTGTATATCCTGGTGCAAAAATGAAAGATACTTTTGTTAAACAATCTTGGAGATTAGATAGCGTTGATGTTCTTTATTGA
- a CDS encoding redox-regulated ATPase YchF, whose product MQIGLLGKANVGKSTFFSAATETLVQSGNFPFTTIEPNVGVCYLKINCECTNLENRCENDLCHDGIRFVPVKLIDVAGLVPGAHEGKGLGNQFLTDAMKADALIHVVDVSGSTDIQGQPVNVGTHDPLEDIKFVEEEFDLWFKQILDREWPKLVKEIDQKRAKITDGIARRFTGLGILESQVDQVLISMSLKTKKAQDWSDDDIMGFLKSLRKIAKPLLIAANKADLCDDLKIIEKISTNFKVIPSSAETELLLRKATKAELINYVPGDESFSGKDNVQLSEQQNNALHLAKNVMTKIQTTGVQQILNSIIFDVLDMIVVYPVEDETKLMNKQGQVLPDARLLKKGSTAKELAFTIHQDIGNGFLHAIDAKTKQRIGADHELKNNDIIKIVSTLSRG is encoded by the coding sequence ATGCAAATTGGATTACTTGGGAAAGCAAATGTTGGAAAATCGACTTTTTTCTCTGCTGCAACAGAAACGCTAGTTCAAAGTGGAAATTTTCCATTCACTACAATCGAACCAAATGTTGGAGTTTGTTATCTGAAAATTAATTGTGAGTGTACAAATTTGGAAAACAGATGTGAAAATGATCTGTGTCATGATGGTATTAGATTTGTTCCTGTAAAATTAATTGATGTTGCAGGACTAGTTCCAGGTGCACATGAAGGTAAGGGGTTGGGAAATCAATTTCTAACTGACGCTATGAAAGCTGATGCATTGATTCATGTGGTTGATGTTTCTGGTTCAACTGATATCCAAGGACAACCGGTTAATGTTGGAACTCATGATCCATTAGAAGACATAAAATTTGTTGAAGAAGAATTTGATTTATGGTTTAAACAAATACTTGACAGAGAATGGCCAAAACTTGTAAAAGAAATAGATCAAAAACGTGCAAAAATTACTGATGGAATCGCCCGTCGTTTTACAGGATTAGGAATACTAGAATCCCAAGTTGATCAAGTTCTAATATCAATGTCATTAAAAACAAAAAAAGCTCAGGATTGGTCAGACGATGATATCATGGGCTTTCTAAAATCTCTTAGAAAAATTGCAAAACCTTTGCTTATTGCAGCTAACAAAGCAGATCTTTGTGATGATTTAAAAATTATAGAAAAAATATCGACAAACTTCAAAGTTATTCCCTCTAGCGCTGAAACTGAACTTTTATTGAGAAAGGCTACAAAAGCTGAACTAATCAATTATGTTCCTGGAGATGAAAGTTTTTCAGGAAAAGATAATGTTCAGTTGTCTGAACAACAAAATAATGCATTACATCTTGCAAAAAATGTTATGACAAAAATTCAAACAACTGGTGTTCAACAAATTCTTAATTCAATAATCTTTGATGTTTTAGACATGATTGTTGTTTATCCTGTTGAAGATGAAACCAAATTAATGAATAAACAAGGACAAGTTTTACCTGATGCAAGATTATTAAAAAAAGGTTCTACTGCAAAAGAATTGGCATTTACAATTCATCAAGATATTGGAAATGGATTTTTACATGCTATTGATGCAAAAACAAAACAACGTATTGGTGCTGATCATGAACTCAAAAACAATGATATAATAAAAATAGTATCAACATTAAGTAGAGGATAG
- a CDS encoding adenylate kinase family protein: MDIEMNYVNLVITGNPGVGKHTIADLFTKQNSSYQIFDINKFAIEKGLGEQTDDGIEVDTKKLKNEIQKLNLEKLLIVGHLAPYVLDESNIEYVIILRKNPYELIKIYEKRKYQNQKIKENAGSEVLGVIANDSITSFGKEKSFEVDATDKTPEVILKRIQDIMNNQESGDIVDWLKLIEEKNEMNKFFDY, translated from the coding sequence ATGGATATAGAAATGAATTATGTGAATTTAGTAATTACAGGTAATCCAGGTGTTGGAAAACATACAATTGCAGATTTGTTCACAAAACAAAATTCATCATATCAGATATTTGACATAAATAAATTTGCAATTGAAAAAGGACTTGGTGAACAGACAGATGACGGAATTGAAGTAGATACTAAAAAATTGAAAAATGAGATTCAAAAGTTGAATTTAGAAAAGTTACTAATTGTAGGTCATTTAGCACCGTATGTACTGGATGAATCAAATATTGAATATGTTATAATATTGAGAAAAAATCCCTATGAATTAATAAAAATTTATGAAAAAAGAAAATATCAAAATCAAAAAATAAAAGAAAACGCGGGTAGTGAAGTATTGGGTGTTATTGCAAATGATTCAATTACATCATTTGGAAAGGAAAAATCTTTTGAAGTTGATGCAACAGATAAGACGCCAGAAGTTATTTTGAAGAGAATTCAGGATATTATGAACAACCAAGAGAGTGGCGATATTGTTGATTGGCTAAAATTAATTGAAGAAAAAAATGAAATGAACAAGTTTTTTGATTACTAA
- the tgtA gene encoding tRNA guanosine(15) transglycosylase TgtA codes for MFEIKYSDLAGRIGVLHTNHGKIETPSFVPVIHPVKQTIPAKKIKEIGFDVVITNAYITMKRLEEKARKNGIHKIIKYDSSIMTDSGGYQVLEYGEVDVKPPAMAKFEMDIMTDFAIPLDKPTGFGLSKKQAKEYVDHTLKVCKTTIRNKKNNGQIWIGPIQGSEHPELVKRSTNELINMGYQMLALGSPVEFMESYEYKLLAEMIIAAKKNIPTSIPLHLFGAGHPLTIPLAVALGCDTFDSASYMLYAKHDRVITEDGTRRLQELEYFPFDCEVSSRYKPKELLAMKKEERTDQIALFNLYSIKAEVDRVKQAIREGRLWEYTMKKARAHPKLFETIDVILNNTKFLQDGTPKFKEKAIFLFGPEDQYRPEIRRYHEYVKKFRTKKKIVVITKDPMIKPVFTSYDYKKLRRKFKDADLVQFCNYNPFLGIIPIEISDVFPASHYVMSRKEFEPEKFPTFLEVWNVFFSKNKFDSVYLPKNDSFLQYYKKFIPKGITKKQIIE; via the coding sequence TTGTTTGAGATAAAATATAGTGATTTAGCAGGTAGAATAGGTGTTCTTCATACAAATCATGGTAAAATCGAAACACCATCCTTTGTTCCGGTCATACATCCAGTAAAACAAACTATTCCAGCCAAAAAAATTAAAGAAATTGGTTTTGATGTTGTAATTACAAATGCATACATCACAATGAAAAGATTGGAAGAGAAAGCAAGAAAAAATGGTATTCATAAAATAATAAAATATGATAGTTCTATAATGACAGACTCTGGAGGATATCAGGTTTTAGAATACGGAGAGGTTGATGTCAAACCACCTGCGATGGCAAAATTTGAAATGGATATAATGACAGACTTTGCAATCCCATTAGACAAACCTACTGGATTTGGATTATCAAAGAAACAAGCAAAAGAATACGTTGATCATACACTAAAAGTTTGTAAAACAACAATAAGAAATAAAAAAAATAATGGACAGATCTGGATTGGTCCCATACAAGGAAGTGAACATCCAGAATTAGTCAAAAGATCAACTAACGAATTAATCAATATGGGTTATCAAATGCTTGCATTAGGAAGCCCAGTTGAATTTATGGAATCATATGAATACAAATTATTAGCAGAGATGATTATTGCTGCGAAGAAAAACATACCAACTTCAATTCCATTACATTTGTTTGGGGCAGGACATCCATTAACAATTCCATTAGCGGTTGCACTAGGTTGTGATACATTTGATTCTGCATCATACATGCTTTATGCAAAACATGATAGAGTGATAACAGAAGATGGTACTAGAAGATTACAAGAGTTGGAGTATTTCCCATTTGATTGTGAGGTTTCTTCAAGATACAAACCAAAAGAATTACTTGCCATGAAGAAAGAAGAAAGAACAGATCAAATTGCACTTTTCAATTTATACTCAATAAAAGCTGAAGTTGATAGAGTAAAACAAGCTATTCGAGAAGGTAGATTATGGGAATATACAATGAAAAAGGCAAGAGCACATCCAAAATTATTTGAGACAATTGATGTAATACTAAATAATACAAAATTTTTGCAAGATGGAACTCCAAAGTTTAAAGAGAAAGCAATTTTCCTATTTGGGCCAGAGGATCAATACAGACCAGAGATTAGAAGATATCACGAATATGTAAAAAAATTTAGAACAAAAAAGAAAATTGTAGTTATTACAAAAGATCCAATGATAAAACCAGTATTCACATCATATGATTATAAAAAATTGCGAAGAAAATTCAAAGATGCAGATTTAGTACAATTTTGTAATTATAATCCATTTTTAGGCATAATACCAATTGAAATTTCAGATGTTTTTCCAGCATCACACTATGTAATGTCTAGGAAAGAATTTGAGCCTGAAAAATTCCCTACATTTTTGGAAGTTTGGAATGTATTTTTCAGTAAAAACAAGTTTGATTCAGTATATCTTCCAAAAAATGATTCATTTTTGCAGTACTATAAGAAGTTCATTCCAAAAGGAATAACAAAAAAACAGATTATTGAATAA
- a CDS encoding tetratricopeptide repeat protein, whose product MIKSVLIAIICLGVLFSVQAAVAEEELPLPEGKNIKEWESISAALVAEKRFSEAIIYLDKILEQEPDNLKALTNKAGLLAQLGNFSKSLSLSNKVLEMDPDRLSALTNKAIALKMLNEYEKSFEVFTKILIIDPDNEKIKQARASLLSESPTISTNDSMYDVHVLVVVRDKDENLIAVTESNNARYLPSKFTEKWWNDLSEKNYLKYENGYEIFQKENTMLSNDDHLGMLTLEREMSGYNVNIFEAFIPLIQMEETDTAKVQWTIIKN is encoded by the coding sequence ATGATTAAATCGGTATTAATAGCAATAATTTGTTTAGGAGTTTTGTTTTCAGTCCAAGCAGCAGTTGCAGAAGAGGAATTACCTCTTCCAGAGGGGAAAAATATCAAGGAATGGGAATCTATCAGCGCAGCATTAGTTGCAGAAAAAAGATTTAGTGAAGCAATAATCTATCTTGATAAAATTTTGGAACAAGAACCAGATAACTTGAAAGCATTAACTAACAAAGCAGGACTTCTTGCACAACTAGGAAATTTTTCAAAAAGTCTTAGTTTATCAAATAAAGTTTTAGAAATGGATCCAGATAGACTTTCAGCATTAACTAACAAAGCAATTGCACTAAAAATGCTAAATGAGTATGAAAAATCTTTTGAAGTCTTTACAAAAATATTGATAATTGATCCAGATAATGAAAAAATAAAACAAGCAAGAGCTAGCTTACTAAGTGAATCACCTACAATTTCAACAAATGATTCTATGTATGATGTTCATGTCTTAGTTGTAGTTAGAGACAAAGATGAAAATCTCATTGCAGTCACTGAATCAAATAATGCACGGTATTTACCATCAAAATTTACTGAAAAGTGGTGGAATGACTTATCAGAAAAAAATTATTTGAAATATGAGAATGGTTATGAAATATTTCAAAAAGAAAATACAATGTTATCAAATGACGATCATTTAGGAATGTTAACATTAGAACGTGAAATGAGCGGGTATAACGTGAATATTTTTGAAGCGTTTATTCCATTGATTCAGATGGAAGAGACAGATACTGCAAAAGTTCAATGGACGATTATCAAGAATTAG
- a CDS encoding ATP-binding protein, with protein sequence MPIAIIPDIDEQRCIGCALCVEICTSLGPDVLRVKPVEGWKRGKAFVFYPERCITDGACIGVCPTKSIFWMRPMNYTAGQPVPLHKNGVFINGWAEDAAL encoded by the coding sequence ATGCCAATCGCAATCATTCCAGACATTGACGAACAGAGATGTATCGGCTGTGCACTATGTGTAGAGATCTGTACTTCTCTTGGTCCGGATGTACTCCGTGTAAAACCTGTAGAAGGTTGGAAACGTGGTAAAGCATTTGTCTTCTATCCTGAAAGATGCATCACAGACGGTGCATGTATTGGAGTTTGTCCAACAAAATCCATTTTCTGGATGAGACCAATGAATTACACAGCTGGTCAACCAGTTCCACTTCACAAAAACGGTGTATTCATCAACGGATGGGCTGAAGACGCTGCATTATAG